Below is a genomic region from Nematostella vectensis unplaced genomic scaffold, jaNemVect1.1, whole genome shotgun sequence.
CTCTCTACTCTCCTGGTAGTTATAACAGTGTCAGGGgcattttaaataaataagataCAATTTAAAAAGGAATCCAGAAAGTAGACAAGACTATTCTATCCATAACAGAaaattagaagaaaaaaaaactcgcgGCATTGTGACAGGTAACGAGTGTAAAAAAACACTTGTAATCAATCAGTGCGATTGCATTTCCTCACCAAGGGGTGTAATAGCCCCGTCAAAAAGCGAGGCAACAAGGGAGTTCGGGGGCATACGGCATTGCGAGTTGGGGTCCTTGCGAATTGGGGTCCGTGCGAATTGGGGTCCTTGGGAAATGGGGTCCATGCCAGTTGGGGTCCTTGGGAATTGGGGTCCTTGCGAGTTGGGGTCCTTGGGAAATGGGGTCAGTGCGAATGGGGGTCCTTGGGAATAGGGGTACTTGCGAAATGGGGTCCTTGTGAATTGGGGTCCTTGGGAATTGAGGTCCTTGGGAATTGAGGTCCTTGCGAATTGGGGTCCTTGGGAATTGGGGTCCTTGGGAATAGGGGTCCTTGCGAAATGGGTCCTTGGGAATAGGGGTCCTTGCGAATTGGGGCCCTTGGGAATAGGGGTCCTTGCGAAATGGGGTCCTTGGGAATAGGGGTCCTTGCAAAATGGGGTCCTTGGGAATTGGGGTCCTTGCGAAATGGGGTCCTTGGGAATTGGGACCTTTGCAAATTGGGGTCCTTGGGAATAGGGGTCCTTGCGAAATGGGGTCCTTAGGAATAGGGGTCCTTGCGAAATGGGGTCCTTGGGAACAGTAAGCTGCGCTGTTCCGACGGCACCACTTAGCAACATGGCATCATGGGAAATTAGGCCCCTGGAAATGAAGTCTTAACCTGCTATACTGGTCTGCACCATGACATCAAGAATCATGGAGGCTTGGGTCGCTCGGAACAGAATCATATATCTTTTTACCGCTAGCATAATGTATCATGGGAACTTGGTAGCCgatccttataaggtataccGCTAGCATAAGGTATCATGGGAACTTGGGTCCTTGGTAGCCGAGCCCTATAAGGTATACCGCTAGCATAAGGTATCATGGGAACTTGGGTCCTTGGTAGCCGAGCCCTATAAGGTATACCGCTAGCATAAGGTATCATGGGAACTTGGGTCCTTGGTAGCCGAGCCCTATAAGGTATACCGCTAGCATAAGGTATCATGGGAACTTGGGTCCTTGGTAGCCGAGCCCTATAAGGTATACCGCTAGCATAAGGTATCATGGGAACTTGGGTCCTTGGTAGCCGAGCCCTATAAGGTATACCGCTAGCATAAGGTATCATGGGAACTTGGGTCCTTGGTAGCCGAGCCCTATAAGGTATACCGCTAGCATAAGGTATCATGGGAACTTGGGTCCTTGGTAGCCGAGCCCTATAAGGTATACCGCTAGCATAAAGTATCATGGGAACTTGGGTCCTTGGTAGCCGAGCCCTATAAGGTATACCGCTAGCATAAGGTATCATGGGAACTTGGGTCCTTGGTAGCCGAGCCCTATAAGGTATACCGCTAGCATAAAGTATCATGGGAACTTGGGTCCTTGGTAGCCGAGCCCTATGCCGCTTTTTCCGCCAGCACCTCGCGACAGCTGAAAGGCACGTGATCGTTCGAACTCAATCTCAAGGTTGTGCAGGAGCTCGCTCTGACCTTGGCCTTCAGGCTTGGCGGCTGCGGGAGTACTCTCTAGCTGAGAGTCTTGCGCTTCTCCCCCCTTGATACCCATCAGTCGGCGGAACTTGGGGTCCATCTCGGAGGTGTAGCTTGCCGCGCTCCACTGACCTGGGGGAGCAGCTGCCTGAAAACACGATGGGGCAGTCTAAAGTTTTACCAATCCACCCTTAGCTTGGTTTCCCCATACTAAACAGAATGGGGCACTTTAAAGTTTTACCAATCCACCCTAAGCTCAGTTTTCCCATACTAAACAGAATGGGGCAGTTTTATCAATCCATCCAACCCTTACTATCTCCTCTTTGAGAAAACCCCTATGGCTCAACGCTACGGAcagtttgtttatgtttttttatcgaGTAGATATTATATCATTGAGCATGTAAAAACCTCTCTACATTTGGGACTGTAAGCCCTTCGTCTTCTCGCATAAGTACGTCAATCACGAGGTCCCGTCCCTCGTGGACGCATAAGAACCGCTGGATACGCTGTCACAGTTTTTACACAATAAATCTGACTCATAACTGCAAAGTGCGAGGAGCAGTTGGTGtttatataataaaacaaCCAGGTGCATGTGGAGCACTAAAAGACTTTGTTTTTAGGCATTTTTCTTGTCAATAAATGAGGATGTTCCTCAGTTGTTGTGCCTCATTACCTCTTTTTTCTTGCCGCTCCATAACAACTTCTTCTTCTCCTGCTGCACTTTGTACTGCTGAGGGTTGACCACCGCAGGGTTCAGGTAGCCGGGCATGTTGATTGCTTTGGCCTGGGTCTGAGCCTGTTGGCGCAAGACCTCTGCGTGCGCCGCTAGTTTCGCTTGGACCTCTTCTGATGTGGGCGCGCGAACGGGAACAGCTGGGGCTGCGATATAAGAGAGAATTCAACGTGGAGACATATTTTGTGTAGGAATAATTTGGTttacattttcaaaaaaacgtACAAACAGCACCAGCTATCTGATCCCCTGAGGTGTTGACTCTAATGCTGCTTGCTGGCGCTGTGCTGGCATGTACTCGTGTGGAGTAATTTTGCCGATAGTCCCCTTGACGCGTGGTCAATCTATCAGGGCATTGTCCGCTGGGTCATGATGGTTGTTGTTGATAGTTTGAATAATGAAGATAAGAGACCTTTTATGCCTGACAGGAAAGACAATACTCTCCAGCGTTCATAAGACAGACATACTGCACGGGATTTATTAAGGTGTTGCGAGGGGGCAAACATAACCTATTTTAGTAGATATTTTCTTGTCAAAATACAAGAAATCTCGTCACTTTAGCTTTCGATAGGATTGCTATTCCGGTACtgttaaaaaattaaagaaaaatgcgGAGAGGTTTAAAAACATTGACTTACTTTTGACCACAGGTGTGCACGGCCCAGGTGAACGTCGGAATCTGTCACGCCTTCCCCTCCTGTCATCACGGTAGCGGTCGCGGTCACCGTCACGCCGTCCCCTGTCACGGTCATAGCGATCGCGATCGCTGTCACGCCTTCCACGATCACGGTCATATCGGTCCCGATCACGATCACGGTCACGGTCACGGTCTAAGATGGATAGATAACAGAGAATCAAAAGAAGTTAGAACATAAAATTGAGAGAACAATGATGAGAGCAGTAATTCATAGACAGCCa
It encodes:
- the LOC116606599 gene encoding arginine/serine-rich coiled-coil protein 2-like, which gives rise to MPGYLNPAVVNPQQYKVQQEKKKLLWSGKKKEAAAPPGQWSAASYTSEMDPKFRRLMGIKGGEAQDSQLESTPAAAKPEGQGQSELLHNLEIEFERSRAFQLSRGAGGKSGIGLGYQGPKFP
- the LOC125560855 gene encoding early nodulin-75-like, with amino-acid sequence MLLSGAVGTAQLTVPKDPISQGPLFLRTPFRKDPYSQGPQFAKVPIPKDPISQGPQFPRTPFCKDPYSQGPHFARTPIPKGPNSQGPLFPRTHFARTPIPKDPNSQGPQFARTSIPKDLNSQGPQFTRTPFRKYPYSQGPPFALTPFPKDPNSQGPQFPRTPTGMDPISQGPQFARTPIRKDPNSQCRMPPNSLVASLFDGAITPLGEEMQSH